From one Salinibacterium hongtaonis genomic stretch:
- the gatC gene encoding Asp-tRNA(Asn)/Glu-tRNA(Gln) amidotransferase subunit GatC — MSEITNEQVAHLANLARIALTPEEIEKLTGELGAIVDSIAKVSEIATPDVPATSHPIPLSNVFRPDVVGETLTTEQALAGAPEHDESRFIVSAILGEEQ, encoded by the coding sequence ATGTCTGAAATCACGAACGAGCAGGTCGCGCACCTGGCCAATCTGGCGCGCATCGCCTTGACTCCCGAGGAGATCGAGAAGCTTACGGGCGAGCTCGGCGCAATCGTCGATTCGATCGCCAAGGTGTCGGAGATCGCCACGCCAGACGTGCCGGCGACCTCGCACCCCATCCCGCTGTCGAATGTGTTCCGGCCCGATGTTGTTGGCGAGACGCTGACGACCGAGCAGGCACTCGCGGGGGCACCTGAGCACGACGAGAGCCGATTTATCGTTTCGGCAATTCTGGGAGAAGAGCAGTGA
- a CDS encoding alpha/beta fold hydrolase — translation MDATPQPQFVLSSDGLKLATYDFGDLDAPPVVALHGFAASALVNWQVTGWIRDLTRAGHRVIAVDQRGHGQSDKPYDPERYTMELFVDDLSQVLNTYMLGDVSLLGYSLGSRVSWLAAPALPHLVTRAVLGGLPEGDPLTRFDLEAARDYVRTGRTIEDPLTSAFVMMAARVPGNDLESLISLVEGLRGGLQADTTNAPEQPLLLGTGTDDLIIDQSRRLAESAPHARFVEIPDRNHFSAPSSGAFRTAAVAFLSE, via the coding sequence GTGGACGCCACCCCTCAGCCCCAGTTCGTGCTCTCTTCGGACGGCCTCAAGCTCGCCACCTACGATTTTGGCGATCTCGATGCCCCGCCCGTCGTCGCCCTGCACGGCTTCGCCGCATCGGCCCTCGTCAATTGGCAGGTGACGGGATGGATCCGCGACCTGACCCGTGCCGGCCACCGGGTGATCGCGGTAGACCAACGTGGGCATGGGCAGAGCGACAAGCCTTACGATCCAGAGCGTTACACCATGGAACTCTTCGTCGACGACCTGTCGCAAGTGCTCAACACCTACATGCTCGGCGACGTCTCACTGCTGGGGTACTCCCTGGGCTCGCGTGTGAGCTGGCTCGCCGCGCCGGCGCTTCCCCACCTCGTCACCCGGGCCGTGCTCGGCGGGCTGCCGGAGGGAGACCCCCTGACTCGGTTCGATCTCGAAGCGGCTCGTGATTACGTGCGGACAGGGAGGACGATTGAGGACCCCCTCACCTCAGCATTCGTCATGATGGCGGCACGGGTTCCCGGCAACGACCTCGAATCACTGATTTCGCTCGTGGAAGGGCTACGCGGCGGCCTGCAGGCCGACACCACAAACGCGCCGGAGCAGCCCCTCCTGCTCGGCACGGGCACCGACGACCTCATCATCGACCAGTCGCGTCGGCTGGCCGAAAGTGCGCCGCACGCGCGCTTTGTCGAGATTCCCGACCGTAACCACTTCAGCGCCCCCTCGTCTGGCGCGTTCAGAACCGCTGCCGTCGCCTTTCTGAGCGAATAG
- the gatA gene encoding Asp-tRNA(Asn)/Glu-tRNA(Gln) amidotransferase subunit GatA — protein MTDLTRLSAADLSSKLASGEVSSVEATQAHLDRIAAVDGDVHAFLHVSDAALSTAASIDARRAAGEPLGALAGVPIAIKDILCTTDMPTTAGSRILEGWVSPYDATVVRKLREADLVPLGKTNMDEFAMGSSTEHSAYGPTRNPWSLDRIPGGSGGGSAAAVAAFEAPLALGSDTGGSIRQPAAVTGSVGVKPTYGGVSRYGAIALASSLDQVGPVSRTVLDAALLHDVIGGHDRRDSTSLRDEWPSFAEAARAGAQSRSLKGVRVGVVKELDGEGFQAGVHTLFHQALDTMAAAGAEIVEVSAPSFEYAIAAYYLILPAEASSNLAKFDSVRFGMRAKIPGGGTVEDVMAATREAGLGDEVKRRIILGTYALSAGYYDAYYGSAQKVRTLIQRDFDAAFTQADVLVSPSAPTTAFKLGEKLNDPLAMYLNDVTTIPANLAGVPGMSLPMGLAAEDGLPAGLQIMAPAREDARLYTVGAALEALLEEQWGHTLISRAPDLALGEEFAAQEGAV, from the coding sequence GTGACCGACCTGACCCGGCTTTCTGCCGCAGACCTGAGTTCCAAGCTCGCATCCGGCGAGGTGTCAAGCGTTGAAGCAACGCAGGCGCACCTCGACCGCATCGCAGCAGTCGACGGAGACGTTCACGCGTTCCTTCATGTTTCGGATGCTGCCCTCTCGACCGCAGCCTCGATCGACGCACGCCGCGCAGCAGGAGAGCCTCTGGGCGCCCTTGCCGGTGTGCCCATCGCTATCAAGGACATCCTGTGCACGACCGACATGCCCACGACGGCAGGCTCCCGCATCCTTGAGGGCTGGGTTTCGCCCTACGACGCAACCGTTGTGCGCAAGCTGCGCGAGGCAGACCTGGTGCCGCTCGGCAAGACCAACATGGACGAGTTCGCCATGGGGTCGTCGACGGAGCACTCGGCCTATGGCCCCACCCGCAACCCGTGGTCGCTCGACCGCATCCCCGGTGGATCCGGTGGCGGCTCGGCCGCTGCGGTCGCCGCGTTTGAGGCACCCCTCGCCCTCGGCAGCGACACCGGTGGGTCGATTCGTCAGCCCGCCGCCGTCACCGGGTCTGTCGGCGTCAAGCCCACCTATGGCGGAGTCTCTCGCTACGGTGCGATCGCGCTTGCGTCGTCGCTCGACCAGGTCGGCCCCGTCTCACGCACCGTTCTCGATGCCGCTCTGCTTCACGATGTGATCGGGGGCCACGACCGCCGCGATTCCACGTCGCTGCGGGACGAGTGGCCGAGCTTCGCCGAAGCCGCCCGTGCCGGCGCCCAGTCGCGCTCGCTCAAGGGTGTTCGCGTCGGCGTCGTCAAAGAGCTTGATGGCGAGGGCTTCCAGGCGGGAGTCCACACGCTGTTTCACCAGGCCCTCGACACGATGGCCGCAGCCGGTGCCGAGATCGTGGAGGTCTCTGCCCCGAGCTTTGAGTACGCCATCGCCGCGTACTACCTGATCCTGCCCGCAGAGGCATCGAGCAACCTCGCCAAATTCGACTCCGTTCGATTCGGCATGCGCGCCAAGATTCCTGGCGGCGGCACCGTTGAGGATGTCATGGCCGCGACCCGCGAGGCTGGCCTGGGCGACGAGGTAAAGCGCCGCATCATCCTCGGTACCTACGCGCTGAGCGCCGGCTACTACGACGCCTACTACGGAAGCGCGCAGAAGGTTCGCACGCTCATCCAGCGCGACTTCGATGCTGCGTTCACGCAGGCGGATGTTCTCGTCTCGCCCTCTGCGCCCACCACGGCGTTCAAGCTGGGCGAGAAGCTCAACGACCCACTTGCGATGTACCTCAACGACGTCACGACGATCCCCGCGAACCTCGCGGGTGTTCCCGGTATGAGCTTGCCCATGGGCCTCGCCGCAGAGGACGGGCTCCCCGCCGGTCTGCAGATCATGGCTCCCGCTCGCGAGGATGCCCGGCTCTACACGGTGGGTGCAGCCCTGGAGGCGCTCCTCGAAGAGCAATGGGGACACACCCTCATCAGCAGGGCGCCCGACCTGGCGCTCGGTGAAGAATTTGCAGCACAGGAGGGAGCGGTCTGA
- the gatB gene encoding Asp-tRNA(Asn)/Glu-tRNA(Gln) amidotransferase subunit GatB codes for MAKAELMDFDKALELFEPVLGFEVHVELNTKTKMFSDAPNPAAADGGTGEPNTMITPVCLGLPGSLPVVNEQAIRDSISLGLALGCEIAPSSRFARKNYFYPDLAKNYQISQYDEPIAFDGNVEVELPDGRLFDVSIERAHMEEDAGKLTHVGGATGRIQGAEYSLVDYNRAGVPLVEIVTNIIYGAEHDAPVLAKAYVSAIRDIVISLGISEAKMERGNLRCDANISLRSRAAVAEAQVAGLPLPLGTRTETKNVNSLRSVERAIRYEIQRQAAILAKGGTIIQETRHWHEDTGQTSAGRPKSDADDYRYFPEPDLLPVEPSKELIAELRAALPEAPAIRRRRLKEAWGFTDLEFQDVVNSGLLNEVEATTAAGASAHAARKWWTGEIARVANERGVDAASLVSPLHVSELVAMVEDGELTDRLARQVLEGVIAGEGSPSHVVKERGLAVVSDDGALIAAIDEALASQPDVLAKIKDGKVQAAGAVIGAVMKAMKGQADAARVRELVLERAAQ; via the coding sequence ATGGCCAAAGCAGAACTGATGGACTTCGACAAGGCCCTCGAGTTGTTCGAGCCCGTGCTCGGCTTCGAGGTGCACGTCGAACTCAACACCAAGACCAAGATGTTCTCGGATGCCCCCAACCCGGCCGCGGCCGACGGTGGCACGGGTGAGCCCAACACGATGATCACTCCCGTGTGCCTCGGCCTTCCCGGCTCGCTGCCCGTGGTGAACGAGCAGGCAATTAGGGATTCGATCAGCCTTGGCCTCGCCCTCGGATGCGAGATCGCACCGTCGTCGCGGTTCGCACGTAAGAACTACTTCTATCCAGACCTCGCCAAGAACTACCAGATCAGCCAGTACGACGAGCCGATCGCGTTCGACGGCAACGTCGAAGTTGAGCTGCCCGACGGCCGTCTCTTCGACGTGTCGATCGAGCGCGCTCACATGGAAGAGGATGCGGGCAAGCTCACGCACGTCGGCGGGGCGACCGGCCGCATCCAGGGTGCCGAATACTCGCTCGTTGACTACAACCGTGCCGGTGTTCCCCTCGTCGAAATCGTCACCAACATCATCTACGGGGCAGAGCATGACGCCCCCGTGCTGGCCAAAGCGTATGTTTCGGCTATTCGCGACATCGTGATCTCGCTCGGTATTTCCGAGGCGAAGATGGAGCGCGGCAACCTGCGCTGTGACGCCAACATCTCGCTGCGTTCGCGCGCTGCGGTAGCCGAGGCTCAGGTCGCAGGCCTGCCGTTGCCGCTCGGTACCCGCACCGAGACGAAGAACGTCAACAGCCTGCGCAGCGTTGAGCGTGCCATCCGGTACGAAATCCAGCGTCAGGCGGCGATTCTCGCCAAGGGTGGAACGATCATCCAGGAGACCCGTCACTGGCACGAAGACACGGGCCAGACCTCGGCGGGTCGCCCCAAGAGCGACGCCGACGACTATCGCTACTTTCCCGAGCCCGACCTTCTGCCGGTTGAGCCGTCAAAGGAGCTCATCGCCGAACTGCGTGCAGCGCTTCCCGAGGCCCCCGCGATTCGTCGCCGCCGCCTCAAGGAGGCGTGGGGCTTCACTGACCTTGAGTTCCAGGATGTCGTGAACTCGGGTCTGCTCAACGAGGTTGAGGCCACGACCGCGGCAGGGGCATCCGCTCATGCTGCCCGCAAGTGGTGGACGGGCGAGATCGCGCGTGTCGCCAACGAGCGTGGCGTGGATGCTGCGAGCCTCGTGAGCCCGCTGCATGTCTCAGAGCTTGTAGCCATGGTCGAAGACGGCGAACTCACCGACCGTCTTGCCCGCCAGGTGCTTGAGGGCGTTATCGCCGGCGAGGGATCGCCATCGCACGTGGTCAAGGAGCGCGGCCTCGCCGTTGTCTCTGACGACGGCGCGCTCATTGCGGCGATCGACGAAGCTCTGGCCTCGCAGCCGGACGTTCTTGCCAAGATCAAGGACGGCAAGGTTCAGGCCGCCGGTGCCGTGATTGGTGCCGTCATGAAGGCTATGAAGGGCCAGGCGGATGCTGCCCGCGTCCGTGAGCTGGTTCTGGAGCGCGCCGCACAGTAA